From one Luteolibacter sp. SL250 genomic stretch:
- a CDS encoding GspE/PulE family protein — protein sequence MDNKQILDLFQSRGLIDRSLSQDILAEVDHSGKEVSEILADYQVIQNRDDVWPVIASELGADLVDLRDWTPPAPLLALVPAGTARLHGALPVNFDETGLYVALVDPMNPQTIEDLRFALGREINLVIAPDYIVEQKINECYGGEGKAMEDILGQLENSSVNPNDDSEANSAPIIRYVDLVLYQAIKEKASDIHFEPFEKDFKIRYRVDGALYEMAPPPIHLAGPILSRVKVMANMNIAEKRIPQDGRIVKQVGEKQVDMRVSTLPTHHGESVVLRVLDRSSVNLSLENIGLPDNIYNYITETIEKPNGIFIVTGPTGAGKTTTLYAALRRINTIDAKLLTAEDPVEYDIDGIIQIPIHEGIGLDFPRVLRAFLRQDPDRIMIGEMRDKDTAQIAIQAALTGHLVLSTLHTNDAPGAVTRLVDMGCEPFLVSASLEGILAQRLVRTICKNCRSPYEPNEAVLSQLGVSPHELGDKQFYTGAGCDVCGQSGYKGRRGLYELLNVNDPIRELITARAPTVVLKQKAIELGMNTLREDGLRNIYLGTTTIEEVLKYT from the coding sequence ATGGACAACAAACAGATTCTCGATCTTTTCCAATCCCGCGGCCTCATCGACCGCTCCCTCTCCCAGGACATCCTCGCCGAAGTGGACCACAGCGGCAAGGAGGTCTCCGAGATCCTCGCCGACTATCAGGTCATCCAGAACCGGGATGACGTCTGGCCCGTCATCGCCTCCGAGCTGGGCGCGGACCTGGTGGATCTCCGTGACTGGACGCCGCCGGCCCCGCTGCTGGCGCTGGTGCCCGCCGGAACCGCCCGCCTCCACGGCGCGCTGCCCGTCAACTTCGACGAAACCGGCCTCTACGTGGCGCTGGTGGACCCCATGAACCCGCAGACCATCGAGGACCTCCGGTTCGCGCTGGGCCGGGAGATCAACCTCGTCATCGCGCCGGACTACATCGTCGAGCAGAAGATCAACGAGTGCTACGGCGGCGAGGGCAAGGCCATGGAGGACATCCTCGGCCAGTTGGAGAACAGCAGCGTCAACCCCAACGATGACTCCGAGGCGAACTCCGCCCCCATCATCCGCTACGTGGATCTGGTGCTTTACCAGGCCATCAAGGAAAAGGCGTCCGACATCCACTTCGAGCCGTTCGAAAAGGACTTCAAGATCCGCTACCGGGTGGACGGCGCGCTGTATGAAATGGCGCCGCCGCCCATCCACCTCGCAGGCCCCATCCTTTCCCGGGTGAAGGTCATGGCGAACATGAACATCGCCGAAAAGCGGATCCCGCAGGACGGCCGGATCGTGAAGCAGGTGGGTGAGAAGCAGGTGGACATGCGGGTTTCCACGCTGCCCACCCACCACGGTGAGTCCGTCGTGCTGCGGGTGCTGGACCGTTCCTCCGTCAACCTCTCCCTGGAGAACATCGGCCTGCCGGACAACATCTACAACTACATCACCGAGACCATCGAGAAGCCCAACGGCATCTTCATCGTCACCGGCCCGACGGGTGCGGGAAAGACGACCACGCTCTACGCCGCGCTGCGCCGCATCAACACCATCGACGCGAAGCTGCTGACCGCGGAGGACCCGGTCGAGTATGACATCGACGGCATCATCCAGATCCCCATCCATGAGGGCATCGGCCTGGACTTCCCGCGTGTGCTGCGCGCCTTCCTCCGTCAGGATCCGGACCGGATCATGATCGGGGAGATGCGGGACAAGGACACCGCCCAGATCGCCATCCAGGCGGCGCTGACGGGACACCTTGTGCTTTCCACCCTCCACACCAACGACGCGCCCGGCGCGGTGACCCGTCTGGTGGACATGGGCTGCGAGCCGTTCCTGGTGTCCGCCTCGCTGGAGGGCATCCTCGCCCAGCGTCTGGTCCGGACCATCTGCAAGAACTGCCGCTCCCCGTACGAGCCGAACGAGGCGGTGCTGAGCCAGCTCGGCGTCTCCCCGCATGAGCTGGGGGACAAGCAGTTCTACACCGGCGCCGGCTGCGACGTCTGCGGCCAGTCCGGCTACAAGGGCCGCCGCGGCCTCTATGAGCTGCTCAACGTCAACGACCCCATCCGGGAGCTGATCACGGCGCGCGCCCCCACGGTGGTGCTCAAGCAGAAAGCCATCGAGCTGGGGATGAACACCCTCCGCGAGGACGGCCTGCGCAACATCTACCTGGGCACCACCACCATCGAAGAGGTCCTGAAATACACCTGA
- a CDS encoding NADH-quinone oxidoreductase subunit A, whose product MPTDYLPVLFQILIAIGFAAATLTLSVVFGRSAKTNKTKDSAYECGMLPIGDGAPRFSVKFYLVAMLFVIFDIEVVFMYPWAVQFRDLVSQSPTALVSMAGFAGILVFAYVYALKKGALNWKS is encoded by the coding sequence ATGCCCACCGACTACCTTCCCGTCCTTTTCCAGATCCTCATCGCCATCGGCTTCGCCGCCGCGACCCTGACCCTGAGCGTGGTGTTCGGGCGCTCCGCGAAGACGAACAAGACGAAGGACAGCGCCTATGAGTGCGGCATGCTCCCCATCGGCGACGGCGCGCCGCGCTTTTCCGTGAAGTTCTACCTGGTCGCCATGCTCTTCGTCATCTTCGACATCGAGGTGGTCTTCATGTATCCATGGGCCGTCCAGTTCCGGGACCTGGTGAGCCAGAGCCCCACCGCGCTGGTCAGCATGGCCGGATTTGCGGGCATCCTGGTCTTCGCCTACGTCTATGCGCTGAAAAAAGGCGCGCTGAACTGGAAATCCTGA
- a CDS encoding type II secretion system F family protein, with protein MPNFQYKALDAKGDETIGSISAANEAEAVQQIRALNLHPTQIAEEGKGKITKSKTPAAKGKGGGKAKAVKGTTGGRIKPKNLMIFTRQLATLIDSGLPLLRSLTVLAKQEPNPVLKGTVNSLAESVQGGSTFSESLAQHPKIFNKLYVNMVKAGELGGVLEIVLNRLAEYQEKAQKLKNKIVSAMVYPVIVMFIAVAILIFLMIFIVPKFKEMFADMPGQQLPLISRVVFGASEFMLARPFVVPNAVFIFIFIGFLIFMFKMWSNTKGGRISVDKAKLTMPIIGDIQRKSAVSRFARTLGTLVTSGVPILQALNITRDTAGNVIISKAIDKVHEAVKEGESIVTPLQASGVFPDMVISMVDVGEETGQLPEMLLKVADVYDDEVDNAVTALTSILEPIMIVFLALVVGSVVFALFLPLIQVISNMGQST; from the coding sequence ATGCCTAACTTCCAATACAAAGCTCTCGACGCGAAAGGCGATGAGACCATCGGCAGCATCTCCGCCGCGAATGAGGCGGAAGCCGTCCAGCAGATCCGAGCATTGAACCTCCATCCCACCCAGATCGCGGAGGAAGGGAAAGGAAAGATCACCAAGAGCAAGACCCCCGCCGCCAAGGGCAAGGGTGGTGGCAAGGCAAAGGCCGTCAAAGGCACGACGGGCGGACGCATCAAGCCGAAGAACCTGATGATCTTCACCCGCCAGCTCGCCACGCTGATCGACTCCGGCCTGCCGTTGCTGCGCAGCCTCACCGTGCTGGCGAAGCAGGAGCCCAACCCGGTGCTGAAAGGCACGGTCAACTCTCTGGCGGAGTCCGTCCAGGGCGGTTCCACCTTCTCCGAGTCCCTCGCCCAGCACCCGAAGATCTTCAACAAGCTCTACGTGAACATGGTCAAGGCCGGTGAGCTTGGCGGTGTGCTCGAAATCGTCCTCAACCGTCTGGCGGAGTACCAGGAGAAGGCGCAGAAGCTGAAGAACAAGATCGTGTCCGCGATGGTCTATCCGGTCATCGTCATGTTCATCGCCGTGGCGATCCTGATCTTCCTGATGATCTTCATCGTTCCGAAGTTCAAGGAGATGTTCGCGGACATGCCCGGACAGCAGCTCCCGCTGATCTCCCGCGTCGTCTTCGGGGCGTCGGAGTTCATGCTGGCGCGTCCGTTCGTGGTGCCGAACGCCGTCTTCATCTTCATCTTCATCGGCTTCCTGATCTTCATGTTCAAGATGTGGAGCAACACGAAGGGCGGCCGCATCTCCGTGGACAAGGCGAAGCTGACCATGCCCATCATCGGTGACATCCAGCGCAAGAGCGCGGTGTCCCGTTTCGCCCGGACCCTGGGCACCCTGGTGACCTCCGGTGTGCCGATCCTCCAGGCGCTCAACATCACCCGCGACACCGCCGGCAACGTCATCATCTCCAAGGCGATCGACAAGGTGCATGAGGCGGTCAAGGAAGGTGAATCCATCGTCACCCCGCTGCAGGCCTCCGGCGTGTTCCCGGACATGGTCATCTCCATGGTGGACGTCGGTGAGGAAACCGGCCAGCTCCCGGAGATGCTGCTGAAGGTGGCGGACGTGTATGATGACGAGGTTGACAACGCCGTCACCGCGCTTACCTCCATCCTGGAGCCGATCATGATCGTGTTCCTGGCGTTGGTCGTCGGCTCGGTGGTGTTCGCGCTGTTCCTGCCGCTGATCCAGGTGATCTCCAACATGGGCCAGTCCACGTGA
- a CDS encoding Dabb family protein → MIHHVVFFQLKPDADAETMESLVRNSRSLLLKIPEVLNVRSGRNIDPSSPWPFFIAIEVDSLEKLRITQDNAHHLKLVEKFLKPNTSSHFAMDFELDPSKNLKYS, encoded by the coding sequence ATGATCCACCACGTGGTCTTTTTCCAGCTCAAGCCGGACGCGGACGCGGAAACGATGGAGTCCCTGGTCCGCAACAGCCGCAGCCTCCTGCTGAAGATCCCGGAGGTGCTCAACGTCCGCTCCGGCCGCAACATCGACCCGTCCTCCCCCTGGCCGTTCTTCATCGCCATCGAGGTGGACTCCCTCGAAAAGCTGCGCATCACCCAGGACAACGCCCACCACCTGAAGCTGGTGGAAAAGTTCCTCAAACCAAACACCAGCTCCCATTTCGCAATGGATTTCGAGCTGGATCCCTCCAAGAACCTCAAATACTCCTGA
- a CDS encoding GspE/PulE family protein, with the protein MSADQVASAQNALSGNQSLIEYLLAHTSVTEDQLAETLAANAGIPFLRLGDVDFDPSISSAIPGDVAKRYKVVPVVDDGMYLSVAIQDPLDFEILDTLPHVLGRELTLYCAGPSDIRNHLKQFYGSGDMADDNRGGLTVTTGDSEAGADGADAPVIKLVNQLLTEAFRLRASDIHIEPLETSVRIRYRMDGKLHEVDNHPKKLLPAVIARLKVMSGSMSIAEKRLPQDGRIQLKMAGDKEIDLRVSVVPSNHGESIVMRILDKTALMLGLPELGFFSDDQALFNNLLALPDGILLVTGPTGSGKTTTLYACLNVINRPDKKIITVEDPVEYELPGINQVMVKTDIGMTFAAALRAMLRQAPNIIMIGEIRDAETANIAINASLTGHLVFSTLHTNDAPSAVARLSDIGVKPFLIASAVRAVLAQRLVRKLCPICKGPAELTEKEMRALSLDPTRVTEATIFGPVGCEKCRGGGYKGRMGIFETFLIDDEVRQMINGNLTTTQLRRRARELGMRTLREDGIRKVLSGLTSASEVVHATMSDAD; encoded by the coding sequence GTGAGCGCCGATCAAGTGGCAAGCGCCCAGAACGCCCTCAGTGGGAACCAGAGCCTGATCGAGTATCTTCTTGCTCATACGAGCGTTACAGAGGACCAACTGGCGGAGACGCTGGCCGCCAACGCCGGCATCCCTTTCCTGAGGTTGGGCGACGTGGATTTCGATCCCTCCATCTCCTCCGCGATCCCGGGCGACGTGGCGAAGCGCTACAAGGTCGTCCCCGTCGTGGATGACGGCATGTACCTGAGCGTGGCGATCCAGGACCCGCTCGACTTCGAGATTCTGGACACCCTGCCGCACGTCCTGGGCCGGGAGCTGACCCTCTACTGCGCCGGGCCGAGCGACATCCGCAACCACCTGAAGCAGTTCTATGGCAGCGGCGACATGGCGGATGACAACCGCGGCGGCCTGACGGTCACCACCGGTGACTCCGAAGCCGGTGCCGACGGCGCGGACGCTCCGGTCATCAAGCTGGTCAACCAGCTCCTCACCGAGGCGTTCCGCCTGCGCGCATCCGACATCCACATCGAGCCGCTGGAGACCTCCGTCCGCATCCGCTACCGGATGGACGGAAAGCTGCACGAGGTGGACAACCATCCGAAGAAGCTCCTGCCCGCCGTCATCGCCCGTCTGAAGGTGATGAGCGGCTCCATGTCCATCGCGGAAAAGCGTCTGCCGCAGGACGGCCGGATCCAGCTCAAGATGGCCGGCGACAAGGAGATCGACCTGCGGGTTTCCGTGGTCCCTTCGAACCACGGTGAATCGATCGTCATGCGGATCCTGGACAAGACCGCGCTCATGCTCGGCCTGCCGGAGCTTGGCTTCTTCTCGGACGACCAGGCGCTTTTCAACAACCTGCTGGCCCTGCCGGACGGCATCCTGCTGGTGACCGGCCCGACCGGTTCCGGAAAGACGACCACGCTCTACGCCTGCCTCAACGTCATCAACCGCCCGGACAAGAAGATCATCACCGTGGAAGACCCGGTCGAGTATGAGCTGCCCGGCATCAACCAGGTCATGGTGAAGACGGACATCGGCATGACCTTCGCCGCCGCCCTGCGCGCGATGCTCCGCCAGGCGCCGAACATCATCATGATCGGGGAAATCCGGGACGCGGAGACGGCGAACATCGCCATCAACGCGTCGCTCACCGGTCACTTGGTGTTCTCCACCCTCCACACGAACGACGCGCCGTCCGCGGTCGCCCGTCTTTCGGACATCGGCGTGAAGCCGTTCCTCATCGCCTCCGCGGTGCGTGCGGTGCTGGCCCAGCGTCTGGTGCGGAAGCTCTGCCCCATCTGCAAAGGCCCGGCGGAGCTGACGGAAAAGGAAATGCGCGCGCTGTCCCTGGACCCCACCCGTGTCACGGAAGCGACCATTTTCGGCCCTGTGGGCTGTGAGAAGTGCCGCGGTGGCGGCTACAAGGGACGGATGGGCATCTTCGAGACCTTCCTCATCGATGACGAGGTGCGCCAGATGATCAACGGAAACCTCACCACCACCCAGCTCCGCCGGCGCGCCCGCGAGCTCGGCATGCGGACGCTCCGCGAGGACGGCATCCGCAAGGTGCTGTCCGGCCTGACTTCCGCCAGTGAAGTCGTCCACGCCACCATGTCCGACGCCGACTAA
- a CDS encoding type II secretion system protein GspG, whose protein sequence is MKTQPISRSRGFSLIEMLAVITILVILAALVIGGTGFVKNKQAVETAKVQIQLLSQALEQYKLDNGSYPTGGTAGKRDSKILYRALYWDSDDNGAGADTDREQKVYLSELDPDNNKQGWTDGTRAEVILLDPWGNEYRFRSGKMNDGKANPEAINPDFDIWSAGPDGKTNNTGEGDVTKDDIRNWGS, encoded by the coding sequence ATGAAAACCCAACCCATCTCCCGCAGCCGCGGCTTCAGCCTCATCGAGATGCTGGCGGTCATCACCATCCTGGTGATCCTGGCCGCCCTCGTCATCGGCGGCACCGGCTTCGTCAAGAACAAGCAGGCGGTCGAAACGGCCAAGGTGCAGATCCAGCTCCTTTCCCAGGCGCTGGAACAGTACAAGCTCGACAACGGCTCCTACCCCACCGGCGGCACCGCCGGCAAGCGGGACAGCAAGATCCTCTACCGCGCGCTCTACTGGGACTCCGACGACAACGGCGCCGGAGCCGACACCGACCGCGAGCAGAAAGTCTATCTCTCCGAGCTGGACCCGGACAACAACAAGCAGGGCTGGACGGACGGCACCCGCGCGGAGGTCATCCTGCTCGACCCATGGGGCAACGAATACCGCTTCCGCTCCGGCAAGATGAACGACGGCAAGGCGAACCCGGAGGCCATCAACCCGGACTTCGACATCTGGTCCGCCGGTCCTGACGGCAAGACGAACAACACCGGCGAGGGTGACGTCACCAAGGACGACATCCGCAACTGGGGGAGCTGA
- a CDS encoding sulfite reductase subunit alpha, producing the protein MAAPITIPDDAPFTPEQRAWLGGFLAQLLSGAPPAAQGPAVPVTVLFGSQTGTAEGLAKKLFKTLKKGNYEPEVHDLSAYDISRLPKEKNLLVITSTYGDGEPPDSALDFHKALMGDAAPRMDGVSFSVLALGDSSYPDFCKCGIEFDTRFEALGGTRIFKRVDCDVDVDAPYAEWSAGALAVIAPAASSAPAGGISSAEPAESGYSKKNPFPSTVVANFNLNGPGEKQTNHIAFSLAGSELEYEVGDALGVYPSNVPETVDELIAALPFKAGAVPLPDGGEAPLREALIHHYDIGTINKSVIQKWQQRSGSPFLRSLVEADDKKAFDDFCWGRDLIDLVIDHPADFTDAEDFVTVLKKLQPRLYSIASSPRAHPGEVHLCVGIVRYNSHGRKRGGICSTYLADRLEGGVKPRVFVHANKAFRLPEKGEVPVIMVGPGTGIAPFRAFLEERKATGSTGRNWLFFGNPYRKTDYLYEEELTGYLKDGTLSRLDLAWSRDQKEKIYVQNLIVGQGAELWAWLQEGAAFYVCGDASRMAKDVDQALHDVVAKHGGLSAEDAAAYVSGMKKDKRYLRDVY; encoded by the coding sequence ATGGCTGCACCGATTACGATCCCTGACGACGCCCCTTTCACACCGGAACAACGCGCCTGGCTTGGCGGGTTCCTGGCCCAGCTTCTGTCCGGCGCACCTCCCGCCGCCCAAGGCCCCGCCGTCCCCGTGACCGTTCTTTTCGGCTCCCAGACCGGCACCGCGGAAGGCCTCGCGAAGAAACTCTTCAAGACCCTCAAAAAGGGCAACTACGAGCCGGAGGTCCACGACCTGTCCGCCTACGACATCTCCCGCCTGCCGAAGGAAAAGAACCTCCTCGTCATCACCTCCACCTACGGGGACGGGGAACCGCCGGACAGCGCGCTGGATTTCCACAAGGCGCTGATGGGCGACGCCGCCCCGCGCATGGACGGCGTCTCCTTCTCCGTGCTGGCCCTCGGCGACTCCTCCTACCCGGACTTCTGCAAGTGCGGCATCGAGTTCGATACCCGTTTCGAGGCGCTCGGCGGCACCCGCATCTTCAAGCGCGTGGACTGTGACGTGGACGTGGACGCCCCCTACGCGGAGTGGTCCGCGGGCGCGCTGGCGGTCATCGCCCCGGCCGCATCCAGCGCCCCTGCCGGCGGTATTTCCTCCGCGGAGCCCGCGGAGAGCGGCTACTCGAAGAAGAACCCCTTCCCGTCCACCGTCGTCGCGAACTTCAACCTCAACGGCCCGGGCGAGAAGCAGACCAACCACATCGCCTTCTCCCTGGCAGGCTCCGAGCTGGAATACGAAGTCGGCGACGCCCTCGGCGTCTATCCTTCCAACGTCCCGGAAACCGTGGACGAGCTCATCGCCGCCCTGCCGTTCAAGGCCGGCGCCGTGCCGCTCCCTGACGGTGGCGAGGCCCCCCTCCGCGAGGCCCTCATCCACCACTACGACATCGGCACCATCAACAAGTCCGTCATCCAGAAATGGCAGCAGCGCAGCGGTTCCCCGTTCCTGCGCTCCCTGGTGGAGGCGGATGACAAGAAAGCCTTCGACGACTTCTGCTGGGGCCGCGACCTCATCGACCTCGTCATCGACCACCCGGCGGACTTCACGGACGCGGAGGACTTCGTCACCGTGCTGAAAAAGCTCCAGCCACGCCTTTACTCGATCGCCTCCAGCCCGCGCGCCCACCCCGGCGAGGTCCACCTCTGCGTGGGCATCGTCCGCTACAACAGCCACGGCCGGAAGCGCGGCGGCATCTGCTCCACCTATCTGGCGGACCGCCTGGAGGGCGGCGTGAAGCCGCGCGTGTTCGTCCACGCGAACAAGGCGTTCCGCCTCCCGGAAAAAGGTGAGGTCCCGGTCATCATGGTCGGCCCCGGCACCGGCATCGCGCCGTTCCGCGCGTTCCTGGAGGAGCGCAAGGCCACCGGCTCCACCGGCCGCAACTGGCTGTTCTTCGGCAACCCGTACCGCAAGACCGACTACCTCTACGAAGAGGAACTCACCGGCTACCTCAAGGACGGCACCCTTTCCCGCCTGGACCTCGCCTGGTCCCGTGACCAGAAGGAGAAGATCTACGTCCAGAACCTCATCGTCGGACAAGGCGCGGAACTCTGGGCATGGCTGCAGGAAGGCGCCGCCTTCTACGTCTGCGGCGACGCCTCCCGCATGGCCAAGGACGTTGACCAGGCCCTGCACGATGTCGTCGCCAAACACGGTGGCCTCAGCGCGGAGGATGCCGCCGCCTACGTGTCCGGCATGAAAAAGGACAAGCGCTACCTGCGCGACGTTTATTGA